A stretch of Planococcus citri chromosome 5, ihPlaCitr1.1, whole genome shotgun sequence DNA encodes these proteins:
- the LOC135847624 gene encoding serpin A3-7-like, translating into MNLRRKMCKSKLIACLFEFILILICSVRFSSSQDDFDNDPKIVQNKILDFSAKLNRILHGENSQKTNILYSSINIYAALVLMHLGSVGKTRDEIMAVLGIIEGDEWPGIHQKFSDVFERISKSSQTASESQKYHINATDVIFLDRMTLRKDFVSRVRSFYDSDIINVNFLSNEFDAVRIINKYIANRVENQEPKFYTELQTAYPKVILASCLNFKSELKFPFRKSTTQRDTFHSTNRAIRVNMMQRVGKMPYANIQNLGVEVGRLIASNSISLFVVLPYQQYGLDYFLNNLVANDIKSMVSSVNENYLVDFKLPQTTLKVYNDTFHETLSQLGLQKILTERPDFQDMINEKYLFNVKEIKYAANLEITEQRIEASSVTGVKISGTVVVEPTPSDSLAGLLDNEVNFIDDYDYGNEKFADLQFHVNRPFFTFLYHHEIRTVLFYAAVENPNGN; encoded by the exons ATCGTTCAAAACAAAATACTcgatttttctgcaaaattgaatAGAATTCTGCATGGGGAAAACTCGCAAAAGACGAATATTTTATATTCATCCATCAATATTTACGCTGCTCTGGTCTTGATGCATCTTGGTAGCGTTGGAAAAACTCGCGATGAAATCATGGCTGTTCTAGGAATAATCGAAGGTGACGA ATGGCCtggaatacatcaaaagttcaGCGACGTATTTGAACGTATATCTAAATCTTCACAAACAGCATCAGAATCTCAAAAATACCACATAAACGCAACCGATGTAATATTCTTGGACAGGATGACTTTGAGAAAAGATTTCGTAAGTCGTGTGCGGTCTTTCTACGACAGCGATATAATcaacgtaaattttttaagCAACGAATTCGACGCAGTTAGAATCATAAACAA ATACATTGCCAATCGAGTCGAAAATCAAGAACCAAAATTTTATACCGAGCTGCAAACAGCATACCCTAAGGTTATTTTAGCGAGCTGTCTGAATTTTAAATCCGAATTGAAGTTTCCTTTTCGTAAATCAACAACGCAACG GGATACATTTCATTCGACCAACCGTGCCATAAGAGTAAACATGATGCAAAGAGTAGGAAAAATGCCATACGCGAATATACAAAATTTAGGAGTAGAAGTAGGCAGACTGATAGCCTCTAATAGCATATCTCTATTCGTCGTTTTACCATATCAACAATACGGTTTagattactttttaaataatttagtCGCGAACGATATTAAATCAATGGTATCCAGTGTCAATGAAAACTACCTCGTTGATTTCAAACTGCCTCAAACCACGTTGAAAGTGTATAATGATACTTTCCACGAAACTTTATCGCAACTCGGCCTGCAAAAAATACTCACCGAACGACCCGATTTTCAAGACATGatcaatgaaaaatacttattcaacGTTAAAGAAATTAAATACGCGGCTAATTTGGAAATCACTGAACAGCGAATTGAGGCTAGTTCTGTGACCGGTGTAAAAATCAGTGGGACAGTAGTGGTCGAACCGACGCCGTCTGATTCTTTGGCTGGACTTCTGGATAACGAAGTGAATTTTATAGACGATTACGattatggaaatgaaaaatttgctgatttGCAATTTCACGTGAATAGACCTTTTTTCACGTTCTTGTATCATCACGAGATTAGAACCGTGTTGTTTTATGCTGCGGTTGAAAATCCTAATGGTAATTAA